One stretch of Carassius carassius chromosome 18, fCarCar2.1, whole genome shotgun sequence DNA includes these proteins:
- the LOC132091748 gene encoding G-protein coupled receptor 6-like: MNESAALNESGAGLPVSSWLEAEDFDNNRTLALSSAALEYHVNPWDIMLCLSGTVIACENAIVVAIIFYTPTLRNPMFILIGSLATADLLAGMGLILNFAFQYLVSSETISLITVGFLVASFTASISSLLAITVDRYLSLYNALTYFSEKTLHYVHLMLVGTWGASLGLGLLPVLGWNCLDDASTCSIVRPLNRTNLTVLATSFFVIFALMLSLYFKICKIVCHHAHQIALQQHFFTTSHYVATKKGVSTLAIILGTFGASWLPFAIYCLVGEREYPSVYTYATLLPATYNSMINPIIYAYRNTEIQRSIYMLFCGCFQTKGSYRSRSPSEV; this comes from the coding sequence ATGAATGAGAGTGCAGCGCTCAACGAGAGCGGTGCTGGTTTGCCGGTGTCCTCGTGGCTGGAAGCAGAAGACTTCGACAACAACCGGACTCTGGCGCTCTCATCGGCGGCCCTCGAGTACCACGTCAACCCGTGGGACATCATGCTGTGCCTGTCGGGGACGGTGATCGCCTGTGAGAATGCCATTGTGGTGGCCATCATCTTCTACACACCGACGCTTCGCAACCCAATGTTCATCCTGATTGGTAGCCTGGCTACTGCTGACCTGTTAGCCGGCATGGGATTAATCCTGAACTTCGCTTTCCAGTATCTGGTCTCATCTGAGACCATCAGCCTTATTACAGTCGGATTCCTAGTGGCGTCCTTCACAGCGTCCATCAGTAGCTTGTTAGCTATTACAGTTGACCGCTACCTGTCGCTCTACAACGCCTTGACATACTTCTCCGAGAAGACACTGCATTATGTGCATCTGATGCTGGTGGGAACATGGGGTGCATCGCTGGGATTGGGACTGCTGCCTGTTTTGGGCTGGAACTGTTTGGATGATGCATCCACCTGCAGCATCGTGCGTCCGCTCAATCGCACCAACCTCACCGTCCTTGCCACGTCGTTTTTCGTCATCTTCGCCCTCATGCTCAGCCTGTACTTCAAGATCTGTAAGATAGTGTGTCACCACGCGCATCAGATCGCTCTGCAGCAGCACTTCTTCACCACCTCGCACTACGTGGCCACCAAGAAGGGCGTCTCTACGCTTGCCATCATCTTGGGCACGTTCGGCGCCAGCTGGCTGCCTTTCGCCATTTACTGTCTGGTCGGGGAGCGTGAGTATCCATCGGTGTACACTTACGCCACGCTGCTCCCCGCCACCTACAACTCCATGATTAACCCCATCATCTACGCCTACCGCAACACTGAGATCCAACGCTCCATCTACATGCTCTTCTGCGGCTGCTTTCAGACCAAGGGCTCGTACCGATCCAGATCGCCCAGCGAGGTGTAG